The Shewanella sp. MTB7 genome includes a window with the following:
- the mutT gene encoding 8-oxo-dGTP diphosphatase MutT gives MPELAVKRVHVAVGVIINYNQEVLLAKRPQHLHQGGKWEFPGGKVEQGETVTEALIRELKEEVNLDVSATTPLMQISHDYSDKQVLLDIHLVSHFDGEAKGLEDQEICWVAKENLVNYDFPEANKPIIDRILAH, from the coding sequence ATGCCTGAATTAGCGGTAAAGAGAGTACATGTTGCAGTTGGCGTTATTATTAATTATAACCAAGAGGTTTTACTCGCAAAACGTCCACAACATCTGCATCAAGGTGGAAAATGGGAATTCCCAGGAGGTAAAGTAGAGCAAGGTGAAACGGTTACAGAGGCTCTTATTCGTGAGTTAAAAGAAGAGGTCAACTTAGATGTCTCGGCTACGACTCCACTGATGCAAATTAGCCATGATTACTCGGATAAACAAGTTTTACTAGATATTCATCTCGTCTCTCATTTTGATGGTGAAGCTAAAGGATTAGAAGATCAAGAGATCTGCTGGGTAGCAAAAGAAAATTTAGTAAATTATGATTTCCCAGAAGCCAACAAGCCAATTATTGATAGAATTTTAGCTCATTAG
- the zapD gene encoding cell division protein ZapD: MTKLIYEQPLNEKTRSFLRLEYLSQQLQTNVDQDHQHRCFYPLFSLCELTERCDYRGEVLQDLDKKIIKLSNWQSLPHIDTIQVEAFLNRLVTAKEHLLASDRPGAKLKQDRFLAALRQRFNMPGACCNFDLPQLHYWLAKPWDVRQQEYLQWVDSFTALLYPINLLLELTRLTTQYCETIAKAGFFQGNSNQALSMIRVKIDSQQGCYPTISGHKNRYAIHFVQFDQQKHSDQTIEFQLATCA, encoded by the coding sequence ATGACAAAATTGATCTATGAACAACCTTTAAATGAAAAGACCAGAAGCTTTCTTCGCTTAGAGTATTTATCTCAGCAGCTTCAGACCAATGTAGATCAGGATCATCAACACAGATGTTTCTATCCGCTGTTTTCTCTATGTGAATTGACGGAGCGCTGTGACTATCGAGGTGAAGTGTTACAAGACCTCGATAAAAAAATAATCAAGCTATCTAACTGGCAATCCCTTCCTCACATAGACACCATTCAAGTTGAAGCCTTTTTAAATCGTCTGGTGACAGCCAAAGAACACCTGCTAGCCAGTGACCGACCTGGTGCAAAACTTAAACAAGATCGCTTTCTCGCCGCCTTGAGGCAGAGGTTTAATATGCCCGGAGCATGCTGTAACTTCGATCTACCTCAACTTCATTACTGGTTAGCCAAGCCTTGGGATGTTCGCCAGCAAGAATATTTACAATGGGTCGATAGTTTTACCGCTCTTTTGTATCCAATCAATTTATTACTTGAACTAACTAGACTAACAACACAATACTGCGAAACAATTGCTAAGGCTGGGTTTTTTCAAGGAAATAGCAATCAAGCACTCTCTATGATTAGAGTTAAAATTGATTCTCAACAGGGTTGCTATCCCACCATCAGCGGACACAAAAACCGCTACGCTATTCACTTCGTTCAGTTTGACCAACAGAAACACTCAGATCAAACGATAGAATTCCAATTAGCCACCTGTGCTTAA
- the purD gene encoding phosphoribosylamine--glycine ligase codes for MNILIIGGGGREHALAWKAAQSAQVKKVFVAPGNAGTSLEPKLENVAINVEDIASLVTFAQESNIEITIVGPEVPLALGVVDAFNDVGLPIFGPTQGAAQLESSKAFTKDFLARHNIPTAAYSNFTEIAPAKAYVTEMTATTGFPIVIKADGLAAGKGVIIAEDQVQANAAIDDMLAGNKFGEAGSRVVIEEFLKGEEASFIVMVDGKNILAMATSQDHKARDNGDNGPNTGGMGAYSPAPVVTQAIHDWTINHVIRPTVDGMAAEGNVYTGFLYAGLMIAPDGSAKVLEYNCRFGDPETQPIMMRLQSDIVELCLAATRGELDKVTAEFDSRAAVGVVLAAGGYPDTYRKHDVIVGLDLGNHDAKVFHAGTSMIDGHVVTNGGRVLCATALGNTVTEAQQSAYQLVDKIHWDDVYFRTDIAYRAISRES; via the coding sequence ATGAATATACTTATTATTGGTGGTGGCGGTCGCGAACATGCATTGGCATGGAAAGCAGCCCAATCAGCACAAGTCAAAAAAGTCTTTGTTGCTCCGGGAAATGCTGGCACTTCATTAGAGCCTAAATTAGAAAATGTAGCTATTAATGTCGAAGACATTGCATCACTCGTTACTTTTGCACAAGAGTCTAACATCGAGATCACTATTGTCGGACCTGAAGTACCACTGGCGCTAGGGGTTGTTGATGCATTCAATGACGTAGGTTTGCCTATTTTTGGGCCAACCCAAGGTGCAGCTCAATTAGAATCATCTAAGGCCTTCACTAAAGACTTCTTGGCTCGCCATAATATTCCAACTGCTGCCTATTCAAACTTTACCGAAATTGCTCCCGCTAAAGCTTACGTCACTGAAATGACCGCGACCACAGGCTTTCCGATTGTGATCAAGGCTGATGGTTTAGCCGCAGGTAAAGGCGTCATCATAGCAGAAGATCAGGTTCAAGCTAACGCCGCTATCGATGACATGCTGGCAGGTAATAAGTTTGGAGAGGCAGGTTCTCGCGTCGTTATCGAAGAATTTCTAAAAGGCGAAGAAGCTAGTTTTATCGTAATGGTAGATGGCAAAAATATTCTCGCGATGGCTACCAGCCAAGATCATAAAGCGCGTGACAATGGCGATAATGGCCCTAATACCGGTGGTATGGGTGCTTATTCACCCGCTCCAGTTGTAACCCAAGCTATACATGACTGGACGATCAACCATGTTATCCGCCCAACGGTTGATGGCATGGCAGCAGAAGGCAATGTTTACACTGGCTTTCTATATGCTGGTTTGATGATCGCACCAGACGGTAGCGCTAAAGTACTTGAGTATAACTGTCGTTTTGGTGACCCTGAAACCCAACCTATTATGATGCGTCTACAATCGGATATCGTCGAGTTATGCTTGGCTGCTACCCGCGGTGAGCTAGATAAGGTCACGGCTGAATTTGATAGCCGCGCAGCTGTTGGTGTTGTACTGGCCGCAGGAGGTTATCCTGACACCTACCGTAAGCATGATGTTATCGTTGGTTTAGACCTAGGTAACCATGACGCCAAAGTGTTTCATGCGGGAACGAGCATGATCGATGGCCATGTCGTTACCAATGGCGGTCGTGTTCTGTGTGCAACGGCACTGGGCAATACCGTCACGGAGGCTCAACAATCTGCTTATCAATTGGTGGATAAGATCCATTGGGATGATGTGTATTTTCGTACAGATATCGCTTACCGAGCGATATCTAGGGAAAGTTAA
- the purH gene encoding bifunctional phosphoribosylaminoimidazolecarboxamide formyltransferase/IMP cyclohydrolase encodes MKNARPIRRALLSVSDKTGILEFAKSLHAQGVELLSTGGTARLLADNGVPVIEVSDHTGHPEIMDGRVKTLHPKVHGGILARRGIDELVMEQHNIKPIDLVAVNLYPFAETVAKEGCTLADAVENIDIGGPTMVRSTAKNHKDTTIIVNAQDYDRVIAEMQANEGSTTLETRFDLAIAAFEHTAAYDGMIANYFGTMVPAHSHDECHEDSKFPRTYNTQLIKKQDLRYGENSHQTAAFYVDINLDEASVATAVQLQGKALSYNNIADTDSALECVKEFSEPACVIVKHANPCGVAIGSDLLEAYNRAYQTDPTSAFGGIIAFNRELDAATASAIVERQFVEVIIAPKVSQAARDIVAAKANVRLLECGEWGTKTTSLDYKRVNGGLLLQDRDQGMVGLDDVKVVSKRQPTAAEMKDLMFCWKVAKFVKSNAIVYAKNSMTIGVGAGQMSRVYSAKVAGIKAADEGLEVQDSVMASDAFFPFRDGIDAAAAAGISCIIQPGGSIRDEEIIAAADEHGMAMVFTGMRHFRH; translated from the coding sequence ATGAAAAATGCCAGACCTATTCGTCGCGCGCTATTGAGCGTTTCAGATAAAACCGGAATACTTGAGTTTGCTAAATCTCTACACGCTCAAGGCGTAGAACTACTGTCTACTGGTGGTACCGCCCGCCTTTTGGCAGATAATGGTGTGCCAGTCATTGAAGTATCGGATCATACCGGACATCCCGAAATTATGGATGGTCGTGTTAAAACCTTGCACCCTAAAGTGCATGGCGGCATCTTAGCACGTCGCGGTATCGACGAACTCGTCATGGAACAACACAATATCAAGCCCATTGATCTGGTTGCGGTCAATCTGTATCCATTTGCAGAAACCGTAGCAAAAGAGGGTTGTACTCTTGCTGACGCTGTCGAAAATATCGATATTGGCGGCCCGACTATGGTTCGCTCTACTGCTAAAAATCACAAAGATACGACCATCATAGTGAACGCTCAAGATTACGACCGCGTTATTGCAGAGATGCAAGCCAACGAAGGCAGCACAACGCTTGAGACTCGTTTTGATTTAGCCATTGCAGCTTTTGAACACACAGCAGCTTACGACGGCATGATCGCTAATTACTTCGGCACCATGGTTCCAGCCCATAGTCATGATGAGTGCCACGAAGACTCTAAGTTCCCACGCACTTACAACACTCAGCTTATCAAGAAGCAAGACCTGCGTTATGGCGAAAACAGCCATCAAACGGCGGCTTTCTATGTTGATATCAACTTAGATGAAGCTTCTGTTGCAACCGCTGTTCAACTTCAAGGAAAGGCGCTCTCTTACAACAATATCGCCGATACTGACTCTGCGCTTGAGTGTGTCAAAGAGTTCAGCGAACCAGCTTGCGTTATCGTTAAGCACGCAAATCCTTGTGGTGTTGCCATAGGTTCAGACCTTCTCGAAGCCTATAACCGAGCATATCAAACGGATCCAACATCGGCATTTGGCGGCATTATCGCCTTCAACCGTGAGCTTGATGCAGCAACAGCCAGTGCTATTGTTGAGCGTCAGTTTGTTGAAGTAATTATCGCACCAAAAGTCAGCCAAGCCGCTCGAGATATTGTTGCGGCCAAAGCTAACGTCCGCCTTCTTGAGTGTGGCGAATGGGGCACTAAAACCACCAGCCTAGATTACAAACGTGTTAACGGTGGCTTGCTACTTCAGGACCGAGATCAAGGTATGGTTGGACTGGATGATGTAAAAGTAGTCTCTAAACGTCAGCCTACTGCAGCCGAAATGAAAGATCTCATGTTTTGCTGGAAAGTGGCTAAATTCGTTAAATCTAACGCGATTGTTTATGCCAAAAACAGCATGACAATCGGTGTTGGCGCTGGCCAGATGAGTCGGGTATACAGCGCAAAAGTAGCAGGTATTAAAGCCGCTGACGAAGGTCTAGAAGTGCAAGACTCTGTGATGGCCTCTGATGCCTTCTTCCCATTCCGTGACGGCATTGATGCTGCCGCAGCGGCTGGTATCAGCTGTATCATTCAGCCCGGTGGTTCTATTCGTGATGAAGAGATTATTGCCGCAGCAGATGAGCACGGCATGGCAATGGTATTCACCGGAATGCGCCATTTCCGACATTAA
- the yacG gene encoding DNA gyrase inhibitor YacG, with product MPTSVKCPTCQTEVIWNAESTFKPFCSDRCKLIDLGDWASEKHAIPVKSEFDVDGLDNVGYDEADFFKES from the coding sequence ATGCCTACAAGTGTAAAATGCCCTACCTGCCAGACTGAAGTTATCTGGAATGCCGAGTCTACATTCAAACCCTTTTGTAGCGATCGCTGCAAACTCATCGATCTAGGTGATTGGGCCTCTGAAAAACACGCTATCCCTGTCAAATCCGAATTCGATGTGGATGGCTTAGATAATGTAGGTTATGACGAAGCTGACTTTTTCAAAGAGAGTTAG
- the zntR gene encoding Zn(2+)-responsive transcriptional regulator encodes MYRIGELAKQCEVKADTLRFYEKHGLLAPSSRSDSGYRLYNEKDAERLRFILRAKAVGFTLAEIAELLSIELDKSNWACADVKGLVDSKLTQVNERLSELNHFQLSLQRLSDACCGGPESAEHCSILEALESNTDNIKCENHGHHHDEFQYTKNCQSKG; translated from the coding sequence ATGTACCGAATTGGCGAGCTGGCTAAGCAATGTGAAGTGAAAGCTGACACATTAAGGTTTTATGAAAAACACGGTTTGTTGGCACCTTCATCACGCAGTGATTCGGGCTACCGCTTATACAATGAAAAGGATGCGGAGCGATTACGCTTTATATTAAGAGCCAAGGCAGTAGGCTTTACTTTAGCGGAGATCGCTGAACTACTCTCTATTGAGCTGGATAAATCTAACTGGGCTTGTGCTGACGTTAAGGGTTTAGTGGACAGTAAATTAACGCAAGTGAATGAAAGGCTCTCTGAACTTAATCATTTTCAATTGTCACTTCAGCGTTTATCTGATGCATGTTGTGGAGGCCCTGAGAGCGCCGAACATTGTTCTATTTTAGAAGCGTTAGAGTCAAATACCGATAACATCAAGTGTGAAAATCATGGGCATCACCATGATGAGTTTCAATATACAAAAAATTGTCAGAGTAAGGGATAA
- a CDS encoding SO_0444 family Cu/Zn efflux transporter translates to MLFTNFIDLFLDSAPWLLLGLFLAGMLKMFVPMAWMQKQLGGHGFKTVVKAAVIGAPLPLCSCGVIPAAVGLRRSGASKAATTSFLVSTPETGVDSVAVSYVLLGPFMAVVRPIAAVISAIVAGLLVGRDDSDEPAVKSGAIKSENQATASSASCCSNKETTKVQKAPEKTSSCCSSKANEEVMEQTPKASCCGSSKNEQVSLSHNHSNTESESCCESTQDIATELKGTSVISRIGKGLHFAATDLVRDTTVWLLVGLFFAALVQTYVPTDFMAKWGDGILAMLVMVVISVPMYICATASTPIAAGLLLAGVSPGAVLVFMLAGPATNIATLGVVVKEMGKRALFGYLGGVLGVALISGILVNYLVDTFGFEVMPQIGEQHNLLPSAIVYSSGVVLAILMLKVLFEKLPKNWWRRDCCS, encoded by the coding sequence ATGTTGTTCACGAATTTTATTGATCTATTTTTAGATTCAGCCCCTTGGTTACTCTTGGGTTTGTTTTTAGCCGGTATGTTGAAGATGTTTGTGCCTATGGCGTGGATGCAGAAACAGCTTGGCGGCCATGGTTTTAAAACCGTGGTTAAGGCTGCTGTGATAGGGGCACCTCTTCCTCTATGTTCATGTGGGGTTATTCCAGCAGCGGTAGGATTACGACGTTCAGGAGCCTCGAAAGCTGCGACGACCTCTTTTCTGGTTTCAACGCCAGAGACGGGGGTCGACTCTGTGGCTGTATCATATGTACTACTCGGTCCATTTATGGCTGTTGTAAGGCCTATTGCTGCCGTTATCAGTGCCATTGTTGCCGGACTTCTAGTTGGACGCGATGATTCTGATGAGCCTGCAGTAAAAAGTGGAGCAATAAAGTCTGAGAATCAAGCTACAGCATCATCGGCATCATGCTGTAGTAATAAAGAGACGACTAAAGTTCAAAAAGCTCCAGAGAAGACTAGCTCTTGTTGCAGCAGTAAGGCTAATGAAGAGGTTATGGAGCAAACTCCTAAAGCCTCTTGTTGTGGCTCATCAAAGAATGAACAAGTTTCTCTTAGTCACAACCACAGCAACACTGAGAGCGAATCATGTTGTGAGTCGACACAAGATATCGCGACAGAACTGAAAGGGACTTCAGTAATAAGCCGTATCGGCAAGGGATTACATTTTGCAGCGACAGATCTGGTACGCGATACGACTGTTTGGTTATTGGTTGGTTTGTTTTTTGCCGCTTTAGTGCAGACCTATGTTCCGACCGATTTCATGGCTAAGTGGGGCGATGGAATACTCGCTATGCTCGTCATGGTAGTGATATCAGTGCCTATGTACATCTGTGCAACGGCATCGACACCTATCGCAGCAGGCTTACTGCTCGCTGGTGTATCACCTGGTGCTGTATTGGTGTTTATGTTGGCAGGGCCAGCGACGAATATAGCCACGCTAGGTGTTGTGGTTAAGGAGATGGGAAAGCGAGCACTCTTTGGTTATCTCGGTGGCGTGTTGGGTGTAGCTTTAATTTCAGGCATTTTGGTTAATTACTTGGTTGACACTTTTGGTTTTGAAGTAATGCCTCAAATCGGTGAGCAGCATAATTTATTACCGAGCGCTATCGTATATAGTTCTGGTGTGGTGCTCGCGATATTGATGCTTAAAGTGTTATTTGAAAAGTTGCCAAAGAATTGGTGGCGCAGAGATTGTTGCTCTTAA